From the genome of Streptacidiphilus sp. PB12-B1b:
CCAGCCGCAGCGGGTCCGGATCGGGCTGCCGGTCGAGCTGGTCTTCGAGCGCTGCGACGACGAGCTGACCCTGCCCATGTTCCGTCCATCCACCCGGCCATCCGCCCGATCGTCCACGCCGCCCGGCGACGCCGGGCAGGAGCTGCCGGAGCTGCGCATCTCGGTCACCCGGACGCTGGTCGTCGCGGGCGCGATCGTGACCCGGGACTTCCAGGACGTCCACCATGACGTCGAACTCGCCCGGGCCAAGGGCTCGCCGGACATCTTCATGAACATCCTGACCACCAACGGGCTGGTCGGGCGCTATGTGAGCGACTGGACGGGGCCGGGGGCCATGGTCACCGGCATCGCGCTGCGGCTGGGCGTCCCGGCCTATCCCGGCTCCGAGCTGACGTTCAACGGACATGCGATGACAGACGACAGCGGACAGATGACGATATCTGTCATCGGGACGAACGATCTCGGCACCCATGCCACCGCCACCGTCACGCTCGCCGCCGCCCCCGCCTCAGGAGGCCGGGGATGAGCCTGCACCGCACCGACTCCCTCGGCGGACGCGCCGCAATCGTCGGCATCGGCGCCACCGAGTTCTCCAAGGACTCCGGCCGCAGCGAGCTCAAGCTCGCCGTCGAGGCCGTCCACGCCGCCCTGGCCGACGCCGGCCTGCGCCCGCGCGACGTGGACGGGCTGGTCACCTTCACCATGGACGCCAACCCGGAGATCACCCTCGCCCAGGCCGCCGGCATCGGCGAGCTCGGCTTCTTCTCCCGCGTCCACTACGGCGGCGGCGCCGCCTGCGCCACCGTCCAGCAGGCGGCGATGGCCGTGGCCACCGGCGTCGCCGAGGTCGTGGTCTGCTACCGCGCCTTCAACGAGCGTTCCGGCCACCGCTTCGGCGCCGGACTGGCCGGTCGGCCGCCCACCGCCGAGGGCGTCGCCATGGCCTGGACGATGCCGTACGGGCTGCTCACCCCCGCCTCCTGGGTGGCCCTGATCGCCGCGCGCTACCTGCACAGCTACGGCCTCACCCCGGACGCCTTCGGCCCGGTCGCGGTCGCCGACCGCCGCCATGCCGCGACCAATCCGGCGGCCTACTTCCATCAGCGGCCGATCACCCTGGCCGAGCACCGCGCCTCCCGCTGGATCGTCGAGCCGCTGCGGCTGCTGGACTGCTGCCAGGAGACCGACGGCGGTCAGGCGATCGTGGTCACCAGTGTGGAGCGGGCCCGGGATCTGCCCAGGCCGCCCGCGGTGGTCACCGCCGCCGCGCAGGGCGCCGGGCGCGCCCAGGAGGCGATGACCAGCTTCTACCGGGACGGGCTCACCGGCCTGCCGGAGATGGGCGTGGTCGCCCGCCAGCTGTGGCGTACCAGCGGCCTCGGCCCGGCCGACATCGACACCGCCGTCCTGTACGACCACTTCACCCCGTTCGTGCTGATGCAGTTGGAGGAGTTCGGCTTCTGCGGGCCCGGCGAGGCGGCCGACTTCGCCGCCGACGGCGGCCTGGAGCTGGGCGGCCGACTGCCCGTCAACACCCACGGCGGCCAGCTGGGCGAGGCGTACCTGCACGGCATGAACGGCATCGCCGAGGCGGTCCGGCAGCTGCGCGGGCAGTCCGTCAACCAGGTCGCCGACGCGCGGACCGTGCTGGTCACGGCGGGTACGGGAGTCCCCACCTCCGGGCTGCTGCTGAGCGTCGACGGCTGACCGGCCGACGATATTCGGTTGAGCCGGTCGGGTGGCGGGAGCAGGATGCCCCCATGACCTCCCTGCCGGGCGCCGAATCCGACGCCTACACCTGGCGTCCCATCACCTCCGAGGACGTGGAGGCATGGGTGCTGCTGCTGGCTGCCATCGAGGCGGTCGACCAGGTGGACGAGCACATCGGCGCGCAGGACCTGCGGGACGAGCTCGCCGACCCGTACATGGACTTCCCCCGCGGCAGCATCGCCGCGTTCGACACGTCCGGGGCGGGCGCGATGGTGGCCTACTGCACGCTGCGGGCCCGCGCCGCCGCCCAGCCGGTGCACGAGCCGTACCTGGTGGGCGCGGTGCACCCGGAGCACCGGAACCGGGGCCTGGGCAGCTGGATGCTGGGCTGGGCGGAGCGGGCCGCGCCGCCGCTGCACGAGGAGCGCTACCCGGGGCAGCCGCTGACGCTGTACGGCACCAGCGTGACCAAGGTCGCCGACGCGGTGTCGCTCTTCGCCGACCATGGCTACCGCGCGGCCCGGTGGTTCAACGGCATGGCCCTGGACCTGCGCCAGGACCTGACCGGGGCCGCGGGCGACCCTCCGCCCGGCGTCGTCCTGGTGCCGTACGCGCCGGAGCGCTCCGACGACGGACGGCTGGTGCGCAACGAGGCCTTCCGCGACCACTGGGGCTCCACCGAGATCAGCCCGGAGGGCTGGGCGCACCTGGTGCAGGGGACGGCCTTCCGCGCGGAGTACACCTGGCTGGCCTACGAGGCCGACGAGGCCGCCGACTCCGGCCTGGGGGAGGTGCTCGGGATGGTGCTCGGCGAGGAGTTCACGGCGCATCAGGACGCCACCGGCCGACGCGACCTCTACGTCGCCCTCGTCGGCACCCGCCGGGCGGCCCGCAAGCGCGGCATCGCCTCGGCGCTGCTGGCGCACGTTCTGCGGAAGGCCCTGGCGGACGGCTTCGACACCGCCTCGCTGGGGGTGGACTGCGATTCGCCGACCGGCGCGACCGGGCTCTACGAGCGGATCGGGTTCCGGGCGGTGGACTCGGTGATAGCCCAGCTGAAGCCGCTGATCCCGGTCCCCGGGGCGGTCGCCGCAGTTGACGCACCGTGAGCGGCCTTTGCTGCTCAGGGTGATGGCATGGGCGTGGCTAATCATCTCAAATGGGTCATTAAGCCCATGATGACATGTGCCTACTTCACGCAGGGCAGTCGCTGCCACCACCGCGCTGATCATCACCCTTGTCTGCCTCGCCAGCGGCACCGCACCGGCCACGGCTGATCCTCCGGCGGATCCGTCCGCCACCCAGGCCCCGTCCGGGCGGGGGTCCGACCCGGGCCCGGACGCCTTCCGGGACATGCTGGTCGGGCAGCTCCCCGCCCTCCCGGCGACGGCCCAGGCAGCTCAGCAGGCCCAGGCAGGACGCCCGGCCACCGCCGCCCGGGCGCCGCACCGGACACACCGCCCCGCGCGCGCCCCCCACGGCAAGGGGACCACCGACGACGCCCCGGCGTCCGCCGCGCCCAGGATCTTCACCGGCCTGGGCTTCGACACCTGCACCGCCCCCAGCCTGGACGACCTCAAGGTCTGGCGGCGCAGCTCCCCCTACGGCGCCATCGGCGTCTACATCGGCGGCCGGAACCGGGCCTGCGCGCAGCCCCGGCTGACCGCCGGGTGGGTGCGCTCCGCCACGGCGCAGGGCTGGGGCGTGCTGCCGCTGTACGTCGGCTCCCAGGCCCCCTGCCTGGACCCGGGGCCCACCTCCGCCCGGTCCAGCCGGATCGACCCGCGCCGCGCCACCGCCACCGGCTCGGCCGACGGCGCGGACGCTGCCCGTGCCGCCGGAGCCCTGGGCCTGGCGTCGAGCAGCCCGGTCTACCTGGACATGGAGGCGTACACCCGCACGGGCTCCAGCTGCAGCACCGCGGTCATGCAGTACACCGCCGCCTGGTCCAAGGCGGTCCGCGCGGCCGGGTTCCTGGCCGGTTTCTACAGCGCCAACGCCGGTATCGCCGACCTGTCCGCCGTCGCCCTGCAACGCGGCGAGTCGTCCCCGGCCGTCGCGGACGTCGTCTGGTACGCCCGCTGGGACGCCCGCGCCCGCACCGACGGCTACGGCGTGCTGCGCCGCGGGCTGTGGGCCGACCACCGCCGGGTCCACCAGTACCAGGGCAACGTCGAGGAGAAGCACGGCGGAGTGACCCTGCAGATCGACCGCAACGCGGTGGACGCCCCGGTGGCCGTCGTCCGTTCGGCGAGCACCAGGGCGCGCCGCAGGCAGCTCCGCTAGCAGCCGGGGACGCTGAGAGCAGCCGCCGCGCGGTGCGCTCGGGCGGGTACGCAACACCAAGGACACACTTTCGCAATGTGTGCTGATAGACCTGGTCATGGTGCTGACACCGCCGGGCAAAGAAGACAGAATCTGCAATCAGCCGCATCGCTACCGCGCAGTAGGCCGTAGACAGCAGGCAGATCGTCGGAAAGCCCGTCCTAGGAGGTTCCAGGTGCTCAGCACGATGCAGGACGTCCCGCTCACCGTCGCCCGGATACTGGAACACGGCGCGACCGTCCACGGCGCGTCCACCGTGGCCACCTGGGACGGCGAGCGGGCTGTGCGGCGGACCTTCGCCGAGGTCGGGGCCCGCGCGGCGCAGCTGGCCCACGCCCTGCGCGACGAGCTGGGCGTCACCGGCGACCAGCGGGTGGCCACCCTGATGTGGAACAACACCGAGCACCAGGAGGCCTACCTGGCCATCCCCTCCATGGGCGCGGTGCTGCACACGCTGAACCTGCGGCTGCCCCCGCAGCAGCTGGCCTTCATCATCAACCACGCCGCCGACCACGTCATCATCGCCAACGGCAGCGTGCTGCCGCTGCTGGCGCCGCTGCTGCCGCAGCTCAACCCGACGCTGCGGCACATCGTGGTCTCCGGCCCGGGCGACCGCGGCCTCCTGGCCGGCTTCTCCGGCTCCGTCCACGAGTACGAGGAGCTGATCGCCGACCGGCCCACCAGCTTCCCGTTCCCGACCGACCTGGACGAGCGCAGTGCCGCCGCGCTCTGCTACACCTCCGGCACCACCGGCGACCCCAAGGGCGTGCTCTACAGCCACCGCTCGGTCTACCTGCACTGCCTGCAGGTGGTCTCCGCCGAGAGCTTCGGCTTCACCGCCCGCGACCTGCTGCTGCCGGTCGTCCCGATGTTCCACGTGAACGCCTGGGGCATCCCGCACGCCGCGTTCATGGTGGGCAGCTCGCTGCTGATGCCCGACCGGTTCCTGCAGCCCAAGCCGCTGGCGGCGATGATCACCGCCGAGCGGCCGACCTTCAGCGCCGCCGTCCCCACCATCTGGACCGGCCTGCTGGACGAGCTGGACAGCGGCGGCGAGGCGTACGACACCAGCTCCCTCGACACCGTGGTGATCGGCGGCTCCGCCTGCCCGCCGGCGCTGATGAAGGCGTTCCAGGACCGCTACGGCATCGAGGTCATCCACGCCTGGGGCATGACCGAGACCTCGCCGCTGGGCAGCGTCGCGCACCCGCCGGCCGGGCTCACCCCCGAGCAGGAGTGGCCCTACCGGCTCACCCAGGGCCGCTTTCCGGCCACCGTCCAGGCCCGGGTGGTCGGCCCGGACGGCTCGGCGATGCCGCACGACGGCGTCGCCGAGGGCGAGATCGAGGTCCGCGGACCGTGGATCGCCCGCGCCTACTTCGGCGGAGCAGGACAGCAGCCCGACGCGGGCGGCGACAAGTTCAGCGACGACGGCTGGTTGCGCACCGGCGACGTCGGCACGGTCAGCGCCGACGGCTACCTGACCCTGACCGACCGGGCCAAGGACGTGATCAAGTCCGGCGGCGAGTGGATCTCCTCGGTCGCGCTGGAGAACGAGCTGATGGCCCACCCGGACGTGCTGGAGGCGGCAGTCGTCGCCGTGCCCGACGAGAAGTGGGGCGAGCGCCCGCTGGCGACGGTGGTGCTGCGCCCCGGCTCGGACGCCGACGTCCGGACGCTGCGGGAGTTCCTGGCCGGCCGGGTCGCCTCCTGGCAGCTGCCGGAGCGCTGGGCGGTCATCGAGTCGGTGCCCAAGACCTCGGTGGGCAAGTTCGACAAGAAGGTCATCCGCGCCTCGTACGCCGACGGCGCCCTGTCGGTCACCAAGCTCGGCAAGGAGTAGCCCTCGGTCCGGCCACGCGGGCGAACCCACGGCGGCGGGGCCGGGAGCTGGACTCCCGGCCCCGCCGCCGTGCCGCGCCCGCGCCGCGCCCCGCCGCCGCGCCCGCACCTGCACCGCCGCGCTCCGCCGCCGTGCCTGAACCGCTGTCGTACCCGCGCCGCGCCCCGCCGCCGTGCCTGAACCGCCGTGCCCGCACCGCCGCGCCCGCGCACCGCCGTGCCTGCACCGCTGCGCCCGCGCACCCTCACGCGTGTGCTCCGCACCCGCGTACCGTCGCGTCCGCTTGCTGCTCTGCGCGTGCCGCCACGGCGTGCCGCGTCCCGCGCTCCGCCCTGCGTGTGCCGTCGCACCCACGTGCCGCACCGCGCCCGCGTGCCTCCTCCCGGCTGCACCCAGCGCCGCGCCCGCGCCCCCGCCCCCGCGCCGCGCCCGCGCCCCCGCGCCCCCGCGCTGCGGGGGGTCAGTTGCCCAGGGCGCCGATCTTGCCCAGGAGGTCCACGATCCGGGCCTGGACCTCGTTGCTGGTCGAGCGCTCGGCGAGGAACAGCACGGTTTCGCCGGAGCGCAGGCCGTGCCGCTGTTCCGGGCTGTCCACGGAGGTGTAGACCACCAGCGGGGTGCGGTGCAACCGGTCGTTGCCGCGCAGCCAGTCGACGATGCCCACCCGGCGGCGGCGGATCAGCATCAGATCCATCACCACCAGATTGGGCTGGACGCTGCCCGCCTTCTCCACCGCGTCGTTCTCGCTGGTCGCGTGGACCACGTGCATGCCGCGCCGCTCCAGCGTGGCGATGAACGCCGTCGCCACGTCCGGGTCCTGCTCGACCAGCAGCACCCGCGGCGCGTGCCGCTCGCTGTCGCGCGGCGCGAGCGCCCGCAGCAGCACCGCCGGATCCGCCCCGTACGCCGCCTCCGGCGTGGCCTGCCCGAGCCCGGCCGTGACCAGCACCGGCACGCCGCCGTCCCCGGCCGCGGTGCGCAGCGACTGCAGCGCGGTACGGGTGATCGGGCCGGTCAGCGGATCGACGAAGAGCGCCGAGGGACGGCCGGGCACCTGCGCCTCGACCTCCTCCCGGGAGCGGACGATCACCGGCCGGTAGCCCCGCTCCTCCAGCGCCTGACGGGTCGACGGATCGGGTTCGGGCCACACCAGCAGCTGCCGCGGACGTCCGTCGGCCGCCGGGGAGACCATCGTCGGGTAGTCGGCCCCGCCGATGAACTCCAGCCGGTTCTCCGTGCCCGGCGCCTCGTACGGGGTCTCCTGCGAAGCTTCGTGCGGGGCCCGGGGGTTGGGCAGGGCGGTGCCGATCGGCGGCGTGGCCGTGCCGACGGCGGACGGCAGGGCGCGCGCGGCCGGTCCGAGCGCCTGGGCGAGCCCCATCACGCCGCTGCCGTTGGTGCCGTTGCCCGGGACCGGCACGCTCACGCCCGGCCCGAAGCGTCCGCCGAAGGGCTCGGCCGGGCGGGACGGCTGCGCGGGGCCTTCGGGCCCCTGGTCGGCCGGGACCGGCTGCGGCGCGGCCGGACCGAGCGCGATCGGCTGCTGTCCCTGCTCCCGGCCGCTCTGCTGCTCCTGCTGCTGCCCGTGTTGCTGCCCGTGCTGCTGGTCCTGCCGCTCCTGCGGGCGGCCCGCGCCCAGCTCCCGCCGGGCGGTGCCGTCGCCGTGCGCGCGGGCGGGCTCCAGCGCCCCGACGGCCCCGCCGCCGTTGCCGCTCCCGGCGTCGCCGGAGCCGTGGGCCGGGTTCTCCGAGGTGTCGGCCGGGGGGATGGCCAGTCGGCGCCGGCGACCGCTCGGCGACGGGCCCGCCTGGTCCAGCTGGCCCGACGGCCCGTCAACCGGGAGCGGCGGGGTGTCGATCCGGCTCCCGGCCGGCGGCAGCGCGTGCTCCAGCCCCGGGTAGACCGGGCCGCCGATCAGCCCGGGGAAGCCGTTGGTGCCGGTCCCCGGCGCGGCCCCGGGAGCGGGCTCGGCGTACCGCTCCTGGCCGTGCTGCTCCTGCCCGTACCCGTCCTTGCCGAACGGGACGCCCTGCTGCGCCCGCTGCTGGGCCGCCTGCTCGGCCTCCCTGGCCTCGTGGGCCTCCTGGCGCGCCTCCATCACCGCGCGCGGCGGCCGGACCACCTCGGGCGCAGGCAGGGCCCGCCGCCGACGCGAGCGGTCGGTGCCCTCGGCGGGAGTCGCCGACGCCGGAGCCTGCTCCGGCGGAACCGCCCCCTGCGGAGCCGCACCCGCCGAAGCGCCCGCCCCGCCCGTCCTGCCCTCGCCACCGGGGCCGCCGCTGGCGGAGCCCCGCCCGTCGGAGCCGCCCGCACTGTTCGTCCCGGCCGCACCCGCACTGGAACCCGCACCCGCAGCCGTACCTCCGTCCGCAGCCGCAGCCGACCCCCCCTGGCCGCCCGCGCCACCGTCGTCCGGGGCGCCGGGCATGCCCGGCATGCCCGGCAGTTCGGGCAGGAGCGAGGTGTCGGTCTCCTTCGCCCGGTCCGCCTCCCGGGCCGCCGCGGCCGCGCGCTCGGCGGCCTCGCGGGCGGTCGCCGGGTCCAGCGGCAGCTCCACCACGTACGTGCGGCCCTGCTTGCCGGGCAGCTCGTGCGACTGCAGGACGCCGCCGTGCCGCTCCACCATGCCCCGCGCTATCGGCAGATGGACCGGGCTGCCGCCGGCGCTCGGCCCGCGCACCTCGATCCGGGCCACCGTGCCGCGCTGCGCCGCCGCTATCATCACCGTCGGCTCCGCCGCGGGCGCCCCGGCCAGCCCGGAGGCGACGCCGACGGCCATCCCGTACAGGCCGCCCTTGCCTTCCGCCGCGCCCGGCGCGCCGCCGGGTACAGCCGTGGCCACGTCCGCGATCAGGTGGCCCAGCGCCTGCGCCAGCCGCTCCTGGTCGGCGATCACCTCGACCTCGGAGGGGTGCACGGCGAAGCGCACCCGGTCCTCGCCGATCATCTCGGTGGCCGCCGCGACCGCGCTGTGGACGACCTTGTCCAGGCCCACCGGCTCCCGCTCCAGCTGCTCGCGCCCGGCGTCCAGCGCCGCGTCGAACCGCTGGTACGCCAGCACGCCCTCGACCAGGCGCGCGGTCTGCGAGCACTCGGCGGCCAGCCGCCGCAGCACCCAGTTGGCCTCCGGCCACAGCTGCCCGGCCGGGTCGCGGGCCAGCTGGTCCAGGGTGTCCTGCAGCCGGGTCAGCGGCGCGTGCAGCTCGCCCTCCAGCAGCGCGGTCAGCTGCTCGTTGCGCGCCGCCAGGGCCAGGTACGCGGTGCGGTCGGTGAAGGTCACCACCGCGCCGACCAGCTGGTCGCCGTCGCGCACGGGCGCGGTGGACAGTTCGGCGCTGACCGGACGCCCGTCCTTGCGCCACAGCGTCGCCGCCCGCACCCGGTGCTTGCGCCCGGACGCCAGGGTGTCCGCCAGCGGCGACTCCTCCGGCGGCAGCAGCGTGCCGTCCGCCCTGGAGTGCAGCACCAGCGGCAGCAGCTCCTGGCCGCCCAGCTCGCTGGCGCGGAAGCCGAGGATGTGCGCGGCGGCCGGGTTGACCAGCACCACCTTGCCCTCGATGTCGACGCCGACCACGCCCTCGGCGGCGGCCCGCAGGATCATCTCGGTCTGCTTGTGCTGCCGGCGCAGCTCCGCCTCGACCTCCAGCCGCGCCGAAAGGTCGCGGACGACGATCAGCAGCAGCTCGCGGTCGGACTGCGAGCCGGACGGCCGTCCGGCGCCGCCGGAGCCGTAGCCGTAGCGGGACACCCCGCCGTACGAGTCGTAGGAGGAGCCGCCGCGGAAGCCGTCGCGGCCCTCGGCCTCGTCCTCGAACTCGTTCCCGGCGACCTCGACCGGGAACGTCGTCCCGTCGGTGCGCCGCGCGGTCATCCGGACCGGCTTGGAGTCGTCGTCGGCGGAGTTCTCCGGCGAGCGGGGCCGCATCGAGCCGGGGATGCGGCTGGGATCGAACTCGGGCAGCAGGTCGAGCACGCCCCTGCCGACCAGCGACGTGCCCGGAGCCTGGAGGCTCCGCAGCGCCGCGGCGTTGGCGTCCACCACTGTGCCGTTGCTGTTCACCAGCAGCAATGCGTCCGGAAGGGCGTCCAGTATCGCTGCGAGGCGAGCAGTGCCTCGGGTCGGCCTGCTGCTCACGACGAGGCGTCCTCCCTTGCTGACTACGCTGCCGCAGCCGCCGGGTCCTGCCGCTGCGCTGGCTGCTCCCCCCGGACGCGCGCCAGGGAAGCACTATCCCATTGTTTTTGCCAGTCCGGCGACCCGCCTAGTAACGTAGTTACCGGTTGGCCGCAGTCCCTGGGACTGTGGCATCATCCATGCAGACGGTCGTGAGCGCCACTGAGCGCGCGCGATCCCTGCAGGGAGGCTTCGCCTAGTCCGGTCTATGGCGCCGCACTGCTAATGCGGTTTGGGCCTTCAAGCCCATCGAGGGTTCAAATCCCTCAGCCTCCGCTCGTACAGGGACTCCTCGCTCCGGCGAGGGGTCCCTGACTTGCTTTCCGGCCGTTACCCGCGCGGCAGTTGACCGGTTGACACGGTGATGCGGGGTACACGCCCCATCGGGCAACCGAACACCCCCGCCGCGGCGTCGCTTCCTGACGTGCGGACGACGCGCGGACGGTATGCGGACGACGCGCGGACGACATGCGGATACTCGGCCAGGGCAAGGAGCGGATCGTTGATACGGACAGCTGACACCGGGCACGGCAGGGCGCCGCGGCGGGCGGTCGCGGGCGCGGCGGGGCTGGTCGCCCTGGTACTGGCCGGGACGGCGGCCTGCTCGTCCTCCACCTCCTCCTCCGGCGGCGGCCACGGCTCGGGCGGCGGGGACGCGGCACCGGCCACCATCAGCGTCACCCTCGCCAAGGACTCCTCCGGCGACGTCATCCCGGACCAGCCGGTCAGGATCGCGGTCAAGGGCGGGACGCTGGCCTCCGTCACCGTCGCCGACTCCAAGGGCGACCCCGTCCCCGGCACGCTCAACGCGGCCGGCGGCACCTGGACCCCCAGCGCCCCGCTGGCCGTCGGCGTGGCCTACACGCTCAGCGCCAGCGCCGCCCCGTCCGGCCAGGGCGGCAAGCCCACCACCGACCGGGTGCCCTTCACCGTGGAGACGCCCGGCAGCGGCAGCAGCATGCTGCTGGACTCCATCACGCCGGAGAAGGACGCCGTGGTCGGCGTCGCCATGCCGGTCTCCGTGGTCTTCTCCAAGCCGGTCGCCGACTCGGCCCGGGCCGCGGTCGAGAAGCAGCTGAAGGTCACCACCAGCATCCCGGTGACCGGCGCCTGGCACTGGTTCAGCAGCACCCGCGCCGACTGGCGGCCGCAGACCTACTGGAAGTCCGGCACCAAGGTCACCGTCGACGCCGACCTGGACGGCGTCAGCGACGGCAACGGGCGCATCGGCGTCCACGACTACCAGCACTCCTTCACCATCGGCAGCGACGTCGAGGCGGTGGTGGACGCCGCCGCGCACACCATGAAGGTCACCCAGGACGGCCGGCTGCTCCGCCAGCTCACCGTGGACACCGGCGCCAAGGGCTACCAGACCTGGGGCGGCACCATGGCCGTCATCGACAAGCAGCCGCAGGTGGAGATGACCTCCTGCAGCGTCGGCATCCAGTGCACCCCGGGCGGCCCGAACTACTACGACCTGAAGCTGCCCTGGGACGTCCACCTGACCTTCTCCGGCACCTACGTGCACTACTCGACCGGCGACACCGACCCCGGCGACAGCACCTCGCACGGCTGCGTCCACCTCTCCCTGGCCGACGCGAAGTGGTTCTACGGCGTGGTGAAGCAGGGTGACCCGGTCACCGTCACCGGCGTCCCGAAGAACGCCGACCCGGACAACGGTTACGCCGACTTCAACCTCAGCTGGGCCCAGTGGACCGCGGGCAGCACCACCCCCACCTCCTGACCCGGCCCCCGCGGCGCCCCCGCCCCCGATCCGGGGGCGCCGCTCCGCCGCTGCGCCCCTGCTCAGGGGCCTGCCGAATCCGATTTCACCCCAGGGCGGTGCTCGTGTAATGTAGTTCTCGCAAGGCAGCGGGGCGAACAAAAACCGCCCGGAAGCCAAGCAAGAGCGCTCATAGCTCAACGGATAGAGCACTTGACTACGGATCAAGAGGTTGCAGGTTCGAATCCTGCTGAGCGCACAGTAGGCCAGAGGCCCCTTACGAGAAATCGTAAGGGGCCTCTGGCGTTGGATCGACGGCAGCGCTGGCGGCAAAGGCCTTTGTGGCTCCGTCAGACGCCCGGGCGTCGGTCTCCTGCTTGTGCAGCAGCGAGGCGCGGGTGTGGCGCAGGTCATGTAGGCACACCTGACGGAGCCGTCTCGGCGAGGTTGACGCCGCCCGGCCGATCACCTGGCCGTTGCTGCTGAGGGTGACGTGGCGGTGGTCGGGGGCTTGGTGGTGTCGAGGCGTCCCAGGTGGGTGCGGTGGTCTCGAAGGCGGTGGTGCCTTCGTCGATGCCGAGTTGGTGGATCGCCAGGACTCGGTCGGCGTGCTCGGCCAGCATCGTCGTGACGTGGACTGCCGGGCGGGGCGTGGTCATGGGCGGGCCTGGATGGCGAGTTCGGCGAGCAGGCCGCGGATGCGCTGGGCGATCTCGTCGCGGATCGGGCGGACACCCTCGATGCCCTGGCCGGCGGGGTCGTCCAGGATCCAGTCCAGGTAGCGCTTGCCGGGGAAGATCGGGCAGGCATCGCCACAGCCCATGGTGATGACCACATCGGACGCCTGCACCGCCTTGGGGGTGAGGACCTTCGGCTTCTGGTCGGAGAGGTCGATGCCGACCTCGGCCATGGCCCGGACGGCGGCGGGGTTCACGGTGTCGGCGGGGGCGGACCCGGCCGAGCGGACCTCCACGGCATCGCCCGCGAGGTGGGTGAGGAAGGCGGCGGCCATCTGGGAGCGGCCCGCGTTGTGCACGCAGACGAACAGCACGGACGGGACGGCAGGAGCGCTCATCGGCAGGGGACTCTTCGTTCTCGGGGCGGCAGGGCTCAGTGGGCGGAGCCGACACGGTCGGGCTCGCTGTGCGGCACCACGACGTCGTCGGCGGTGGTCCGGGCGGGGCGGCCGAACAGCACGGTGACCAGAGCCAGGCCGAAGGCCAGGCCGACCAGCTGGGCACCGAGGAACCCGGGCACAGAGGCCGGGGCGATCCCGGCGAAGGTGTCGGTGAACGCGCGGCCGATCGTCACGGCGGGGGTGGCGAACGACGTACTGGAGGTGAACCAGTAGGCGGCGCCGATGTAGGAGGCGACCGCGACCGGGGCCAGGTGCGCACGCTGGGCGCGGGTGAGGCCGAAGATCAGCAGGATCAGCCCGGTGGTGGCGACGACCTCGCCGAGCAGCAGGTGCGGGGCCGAGCGGTGGCGGGTGGAGAAGTGGACCAGCGGCTTGGCGAACATCGCGTCCGTCAGCACCGCGCCGCCGATCGCCCCGCCGATCTGGGCCGGCACGTAGGCGGCCGGCTCCCGCAGGGCGGGCCCGTCGGCGTCGCGGCGGCTTGTCCACCAGGCCGCGAGGGTGACGACGGGGTTGAAGTGAGCGCCGGAGACCGGGCCGAGTAGGGCGATCAGCACGCCGAGGCCGAAGACCGTGGCCAGGGAGTCGGCCAGCAGTTGCAGGCCGGCGTCTGTGGTCAGGGCGGTGGCCTGGATGCCGGAGCCGACCACGACCGCGACCAGTGCGGCCGTGCCGACCAGCTCGGCCGCCGCCCGCGGGCCAGCGGTATCGCCGTCATCCGGCACCCTGCGCCGCGTCGGTCTGGGCGGGAGCCTGGAGCAGGCTGGAGAGCTGGGCCAGGGCGGCGGGGAGCACCCAGTAGTACACCCAGGTCCCGCGCCGCTCGGA
Proteins encoded in this window:
- a CDS encoding PAS domain-containing protein; translated protein: MSSRPTRGTARLAAILDALPDALLLVNSNGTVVDANAAALRSLQAPGTSLVGRGVLDLLPEFDPSRIPGSMRPRSPENSADDDSKPVRMTARRTDGTTFPVEVAGNEFEDEAEGRDGFRGGSSYDSYGGVSRYGYGSGGAGRPSGSQSDRELLLIVVRDLSARLEVEAELRRQHKQTEMILRAAAEGVVGVDIEGKVVLVNPAAAHILGFRASELGGQELLPLVLHSRADGTLLPPEESPLADTLASGRKHRVRAATLWRKDGRPVSAELSTAPVRDGDQLVGAVVTFTDRTAYLALAARNEQLTALLEGELHAPLTRLQDTLDQLARDPAGQLWPEANWVLRRLAAECSQTARLVEGVLAYQRFDAALDAGREQLEREPVGLDKVVHSAVAAATEMIGEDRVRFAVHPSEVEVIADQERLAQALGHLIADVATAVPGGAPGAAEGKGGLYGMAVGVASGLAGAPAAEPTVMIAAAQRGTVARIEVRGPSAGGSPVHLPIARGMVERHGGVLQSHELPGKQGRTYVVELPLDPATAREAAERAAAAAREADRAKETDTSLLPELPGMPGMPGAPDDGGAGGQGGSAAAADGGTAAGAGSSAGAAGTNSAGGSDGRGSASGGPGGEGRTGGAGASAGAAPQGAVPPEQAPASATPAEGTDRSRRRRALPAPEVVRPPRAVMEARQEAHEAREAEQAAQQRAQQGVPFGKDGYGQEQHGQERYAEPAPGAAPGTGTNGFPGLIGGPVYPGLEHALPPAGSRIDTPPLPVDGPSGQLDQAGPSPSGRRRRLAIPPADTSENPAHGSGDAGSGNGGGAVGALEPARAHGDGTARRELGAGRPQERQDQQHGQQHGQQQEQQSGREQGQQPIALGPAAPQPVPADQGPEGPAQPSRPAEPFGGRFGPGVSVPVPGNGTNGSGVMGLAQALGPAARALPSAVGTATPPIGTALPNPRAPHEASQETPYEAPGTENRLEFIGGADYPTMVSPAADGRPRQLLVWPEPDPSTRQALEERGYRPVIVRSREEVEAQVPGRPSALFVDPLTGPITRTALQSLRTAAGDGGVPVLVTAGLGQATPEAAYGADPAVLLRALAPRDSERHAPRVLLVEQDPDVATAFIATLERRGMHVVHATSENDAVEKAGSVQPNLVVMDLMLIRRRRVGIVDWLRGNDRLHRTPLVVYTSVDSPEQRHGLRSGETVLFLAERSTSNEVQARIVDLLGKIGALGN
- a CDS encoding aquaporin; translation: MPDDGDTAGPRAAAELVGTAALVAVVVGSGIQATALTTDAGLQLLADSLATVFGLGVLIALLGPVSGAHFNPVVTLAAWWTSRRDADGPALREPAAYVPAQIGGAIGGAVLTDAMFAKPLVHFSTRHRSAPHLLLGEVVATTGLILLIFGLTRAQRAHLAPVAVASYIGAAYWFTSSTSFATPAVTIGRAFTDTFAGIAPASVPGFLGAQLVGLAFGLALVTVLFGRPARTTADDVVVPHSEPDRVGSAH
- a CDS encoding Ig-like domain-containing protein — translated: MIRTADTGHGRAPRRAVAGAAGLVALVLAGTAACSSSTSSSGGGHGSGGGDAAPATISVTLAKDSSGDVIPDQPVRIAVKGGTLASVTVADSKGDPVPGTLNAAGGTWTPSAPLAVGVAYTLSASAAPSGQGGKPTTDRVPFTVETPGSGSSMLLDSITPEKDAVVGVAMPVSVVFSKPVADSARAAVEKQLKVTTSIPVTGAWHWFSSTRADWRPQTYWKSGTKVTVDADLDGVSDGNGRIGVHDYQHSFTIGSDVEAVVDAAAHTMKVTQDGRLLRQLTVDTGAKGYQTWGGTMAVIDKQPQVEMTSCSVGIQCTPGGPNYYDLKLPWDVHLTFSGTYVHYSTGDTDPGDSTSHGCVHLSLADAKWFYGVVKQGDPVTVTGVPKNADPDNGYADFNLSWAQWTAGSTTPTS
- a CDS encoding arsenate reductase ArsC; amino-acid sequence: MSAPAVPSVLFVCVHNAGRSQMAAAFLTHLAGDAVEVRSAGSAPADTVNPAAVRAMAEVGIDLSDQKPKVLTPKAVQASDVVITMGCGDACPIFPGKRYLDWILDDPAGQGIEGVRPIRDEIAQRIRGLLAELAIQARP